Within Deinococcus roseus, the genomic segment GCAGCACGGGCGACTTCATTGATGGTGACGTTGCGTTTCTTCATGGGATTCCCTGTCATGAACAGTATAAGCGGAGGAGCGCCAGAGGGCCGAGGGCAAGTTTTCACACTGCACCCACGGCCCTCTTCCTGTTTTCTCTCGCTTCAGAACAGTTGCCTGTACAATGCATGAAAATCATCTCTCTGGCTGTCCACTGTAAACTGTTTACTGTAAACTTCCTCAAGTGAGATTTCCCTGCACATCCTTTCGCCCGGCCCTTTAAGGCAGCAGCATCAGGTCGTCAATTTGCACATTGCCACTGGAAGGCACGGTGTCTGCCACCACGTTGAAAGTGATGAGTTGCTTGAGCACTTCTGTGGTGGTCTTTTTCACGGATGCCCAGTCGGGTTGCGCAAAACTGCTGATGGGCACATCGACGGTTTTGGTGGCTGCAGAAACATCCACATACACCTGGGGGTAGCTGCCATCCTGAATGCCCAGTGACTTGTCCCCAATGAATTCCAGACGCAGTTTGGTGGTTCCGGTGGCTTTCAGGGTGACCCTGAGGGTCTTAAAGCTGCTGTAATCCACGGAAACCTGCTTGCCTTCTGCATTTCTGGGTTTCACTTCCAGGCTCATCACCACGCCAGCGTAGGCATTGGGGGATTTGATGCCAAAGTCAAAACCTGCGTGCTGGGTCTGTCCGTCTCCTGCGGGGTACACCACAGCCGGGGGTTCATTGCCCTGGTCCTGGTTGCTGAAGGTGCTGGGCTGTGCAGCCTGCTCCTGAAAACCGCCCAGGAACACTTTCCCGCCTTCCTGCGTGACCAGACGGACTTCTGCAAGGGTTTCAAAGGTGGCCAGTTTCTTGCTGTCTCCAGCGGGGGGCAGTGGGGGAACAATCGAAGCAGGCACTTTGAGCAGGGCTGCACCATTGCCGCGGATGTCCTTGCTGCGCAGACCCAGGGCCAGACGCTCAAAACTGTTGTGGGAAGAATCAATGCGCCAGTCTTCTTCTTTCTGAATGTCGAACCACACGATGGCCTTGATCTGTGGGAACAGTCTGGGCAAATCAGAGAACATGTTGAGGATCCACTGGCCCTTGTCTCCACCCACTTCTGAGGAAGCAAATTCTCCGATGATGATGGGTTTGCCAGGGGCAATTTTCAGGGCACGGTCATAAGCGCCTTTGAACACATCTTTAAAGGGTGCCCAGCTTCCCCAGGAGGGGTTGGTGCCCCAGTTGTACCCGTCCAGGCCCACCCAGTCCACGTAGGCATCTCCGGGGTAGGCTCTGGCCACATCGTTCCAGGCGTCTCCGGGAACATCTGCGTTGTTGTAACACCAGATCCACTGCACTTTGGTTGCGCCTTCTGCTTTGAAGATGTCATGCACATGCTGGTAGGCTTTGACAAAAACGGTGGGGTCCTGACCGTTGGTGGAGACGGCCCAGGGGTACCAGTTGCCGTTGAATTCGTGGCCCCAGCGCAGCAGGAACGGCACATTGACTTCTTTGGCAGCTTTGGCCCAGCTGCGGATGTAATCGTCAAACTTGCCGTCCAGAATGTCTTGCAGCTTGATCTGCTTGGGGTCATTGAGGGGCAGGGTCCAGTCCCAGGGCTCCCAGGTGATGTTGGGCACCACGCCCTGTTTGCTGAGGCCCAGCACATCTGCTTTGGGGAAATTGCTGCCTACTTTCCA encodes:
- a CDS encoding glycoside hydrolase family 26 protein — translated: MKTAPRLLVLTVLLTSCATQGLPQTTPTGPASGIAGLPILKDQNADSTSGVFFGIFRERDDHAAVANEVANDLRFKPATVMWYSSWKVGSNFPKADVLGLSKQGVVPNITWEPWDWTLPLNDPKQIKLQDILDGKFDDYIRSWAKAAKEVNVPFLLRWGHEFNGNWYPWAVSTNGQDPTVFVKAYQHVHDIFKAEGATKVQWIWCYNNADVPGDAWNDVARAYPGDAYVDWVGLDGYNWGTNPSWGSWAPFKDVFKGAYDRALKIAPGKPIIIGEFASSEVGGDKGQWILNMFSDLPRLFPQIKAIVWFDIQKEEDWRIDSSHNSFERLALGLRSKDIRGNGAALLKVPASIVPPLPPAGDSKKLATFETLAEVRLVTQEGGKVFLGGFQEQAAQPSTFSNQDQGNEPPAVVYPAGDGQTQHAGFDFGIKSPNAYAGVVMSLEVKPRNAEGKQVSVDYSSFKTLRVTLKATGTTKLRLEFIGDKSLGIQDGSYPQVYVDVSAATKTVDVPISSFAQPDWASVKKTTTEVLKQLITFNVVADTVPSSGNVQIDDLMLLP